A window of Akkermansia muciniphila contains these coding sequences:
- a CDS encoding peptidoglycan D,D-transpeptidase FtsI family protein, with protein sequence MTTITKSRFARRSLVLCGVAGAAVIWLMLTLVNLQLVSPRKTSGVPSGGIIEREVLLPQRGRIMDANEEILTNNMQSSELIADGYHLNDPKTISWALAYSKAVHSAFWEKAVTEKEKEKLVSGFRSKILGQAASKKDGSKEHNLAKILLEEPEDGPEGVDMARKKLEELYEPEMVKEYVQAHLEYAANVIAPFLPDVSVQDIINTVEKDGEIPKKRIVIAKNLSEEKAELLRQAIQNARVQGFRFETSSKRVYSVPECMVHILGYIAQTKDSGPRPVALSGLEKQLDDQLLGHNGIREYRKDSRGRIIPSADSRFKDAVDGLNVRLTVNMEYQTIVEEELDAAISFYTDQTHKPRGCIIVVEPKTGSILAMASRPHYNLNTREGLQEGAYHFAVQSLYEPGSTFKIVSVTSAVDTGKATFDTMINCTPYMVPGSRPVTDAPRFYSGLTVAGVLKKSSNPGAFRIALRSGWPTYKKYFDLYGFSSKTGIDLPGETSSQCQDGNNFVNFSRISFGYSLMVSPLQVAMAYAAIANDGVRMRPRLVDGIYVDDKNFQPSPPVEACRVMSVKTARSLRNALFHVTDLDGTAKRARIEGYNVGGKTGTAHKVKPTGGYFENRYTVSFVGMLPVEDPAFVCLIVIDDPTSKHCHPGGGTVCAPVFQKLATRLAAAMNIPKNTPSAEADKKASRAQASSSTSKPPRR encoded by the coding sequence ATGACCACGATCACGAAGTCCAGATTTGCCAGAAGAAGCCTCGTCCTGTGCGGCGTGGCGGGAGCTGCGGTCATCTGGCTGATGCTGACTCTGGTCAACCTCCAGCTGGTTTCCCCCCGGAAAACGAGCGGCGTTCCCAGCGGCGGCATCATTGAACGGGAGGTGCTTCTGCCCCAGCGCGGCCGCATCATGGATGCCAATGAGGAAATCCTGACCAACAACATGCAGAGCTCCGAGCTGATTGCGGATGGCTACCACCTGAACGATCCCAAGACCATCAGCTGGGCGCTTGCCTATTCCAAGGCCGTCCATTCCGCCTTCTGGGAGAAAGCCGTGACGGAAAAGGAAAAAGAGAAGCTCGTTTCCGGCTTCCGCAGCAAGATTCTGGGCCAGGCGGCCAGCAAAAAAGACGGCAGCAAGGAACATAATCTGGCCAAAATCCTGCTGGAAGAACCTGAAGACGGCCCGGAAGGGGTGGACATGGCCAGGAAAAAGCTGGAAGAGCTGTACGAGCCGGAGATGGTGAAGGAATACGTGCAGGCCCATCTGGAATACGCCGCCAACGTGATTGCCCCCTTCCTGCCGGACGTAAGCGTGCAGGACATCATCAACACGGTGGAAAAGGACGGGGAGATTCCCAAAAAGCGCATCGTCATCGCCAAGAACCTGTCCGAGGAAAAAGCGGAGCTGCTGCGGCAGGCCATCCAGAACGCCCGCGTCCAGGGGTTCCGGTTTGAAACCTCTTCCAAGCGCGTCTATTCCGTACCGGAATGCATGGTGCACATTCTGGGCTACATTGCCCAGACGAAGGACAGCGGCCCCCGGCCCGTGGCTCTTTCCGGCCTTGAAAAGCAGCTGGACGACCAGCTTCTGGGCCACAACGGCATCAGGGAGTACCGGAAGGACAGCCGCGGCCGCATCATCCCCTCCGCGGATTCACGGTTCAAGGACGCCGTGGACGGCCTGAACGTGCGCCTGACGGTGAACATGGAGTACCAGACCATCGTGGAGGAGGAACTGGATGCCGCCATCTCCTTTTACACGGACCAGACCCACAAGCCCCGCGGCTGCATCATCGTGGTGGAGCCCAAGACCGGCAGCATTCTGGCGATGGCCAGCCGCCCCCACTATAATTTAAATACGCGCGAGGGGCTTCAGGAGGGAGCCTACCACTTTGCCGTGCAGTCCCTGTACGAACCGGGCTCCACGTTCAAAATAGTTTCCGTCACTTCCGCCGTGGATACCGGGAAAGCCACGTTTGACACCATGATCAACTGCACGCCGTACATGGTGCCCGGCTCCCGCCCCGTCACGGACGCTCCCCGCTTCTACAGCGGCCTGACCGTAGCGGGCGTGCTGAAAAAGTCCAGCAACCCGGGCGCCTTCCGCATTGCGCTCAGGTCCGGCTGGCCCACCTATAAAAAGTACTTTGACCTGTACGGCTTTTCCTCCAAGACGGGCATTGACCTGCCGGGAGAAACCAGCAGCCAGTGCCAGGACGGCAACAACTTCGTCAACTTCTCCCGCATCAGCTTCGGCTATTCCCTGATGGTCTCCCCTCTGCAAGTCGCCATGGCTTATGCCGCCATCGCCAATGACGGGGTGCGCATGCGCCCGCGCCTGGTGGACGGCATTTATGTGGATGACAAGAACTTCCAGCCCTCCCCGCCCGTGGAAGCCTGCCGGGTCATGAGCGTTAAAACGGCCCGCAGCCTCCGGAACGCCCTGTTCCATGTCACGGACCTGGACGGCACCGCCAAAAGGGCGCGGATTGAAGGTTACAACGTGGGGGGCAAAACCGGAACCGCCCACAAGGTGAAGCCCACGGGCGGCTACTTTGAAAACCGCTATACCGTCTCTTTCGTAGGGATGCTTCCGGTGGAGGACCCTGCCTTCGTCTGCCTCATCGTCATTGACGACCCCACCTCCAAGCACTGCCATCCCGGCGGCGGCACCGTCTGCGCCCCGGTCTTCCAGAAACTGGCCACACGCCTGGCGGCGGCCATGAACATCCCCAAAAACACGCCTTCCGCAGAGGCGGACAAGAAAGCCTCCCGGGCGCAAGCCTCTTCCTCCACGTCCAAACCGCCGCGCAGATAA